GCTTTTGGATTCTCCGTTGTCCTGGGAGCTACCCGGGACCCCTTCTTGCTTCTCCAGCCCCTGCCGGCATCCACAGGCTGGTAGCGGGGCGGGGAGGGCGAGAAGAGGGAACGCGAAGGGTTAATTCTAccgctgcttctgctgctgccgctgccgctgctgctgctgctgcagcttCTGCccgagggagggaaaggagaggaggcaaGGAGCCTGCGGGGGCGATTGAGAGCCCtggctggaggggtggggtccCCAGAGGGGCCTCCAAGCCTTCCCTCGTCAGCACCCTGCATCCGCACTTCTGCTGAAGCTTGTCTCCTGCCTGTtctggagaagggaggggaagggaaacctAGGATGCCCTTTTCCCTCATGTCAGTCTGAGTCCGGATAATCGAACTTCACCCATGTATGTCTCCATTCCTTCCTGTCTGTCCTCACCTCTCCCTCCTGGTTTATGCCTGGGTGGAGGGAGATTAAACCAGGCCTCTGGTGCCAGGGGACAGCTGAGCAGTGGGGCCAGCCCCCTCCCACTCCTGGGAAATTGGTAAGGAGAGCTGTCCAGCTGAGCAGCAGGATGCATGGCCCTTCCTTCCCGCTTTCTGGAGGTGACCTTGGACCAGGGTCCCTTCTTCATCCCTAAGGACTTGAGGGTCCAGTGCCTTTAAGGGGCTGCCACAAGGGAGGTCAGTCTTGTGCAACCCATCCCTCCTGATCCCTCCCTCTGTGCtaatccctccctccatcctccactcccacccccacccctcctctgcaGAGGGATGCTCAGTCCCTCTTGTGTTCACAGTTGGGCAAGGCGGGCATCATGGCCTCGGATTGCGAGCCAGCTCTGAACCAGGCAGAGAGCCGGAACCCCACCCTGGAGCGCTACCTGGGAGCCCTCCGTGAGGCCAAGAATGACAGCGAGCAGTTTGCAGCCCTGCTGCTAGTAAGGCACTGACTGAAAAttgggaggtgggaagggctgGGTGGTTGGGACCCCTTTGAATGGAGACAAAAAGTCCCCAAGGATATATAAGTGATTTCTGGCATTCCTGGAGGCACCAAAGAAGGCCCCAGAAGCCTACCTTTGGACTATTCTTTGCTCCCCTGAGTATGGGGCCAAAGGAGAGAATGGGGGTGAATAAGACTTGGGTCCCTAGGAGCCTCGGAGGAGGCTGCCTGGGTCTGCTCTCTGGGGCGTCCCGGAGCAGATGGGAGCTGACTCATAGGGTGACAGCAGCAGGTAGTAACTAGTGCAGAGTACTTGAGGGCTGGAGATGATTGCTCTGGGGGTGGAGAGAACAGCAGAGCTAGAAGTAACTGGGAAGGGGTCTCAGGGGATGGCCGGGAGACAGTCGGTAGGTTGAGGGTGAGGATGCTGGTTTGGGGCTTAGCCCTGTTGGAGGAACCATGCTGGGGCCAGCGGAGCAGGAGCTGCAGTGCTGGGAAGGGGGGGTTGGTGTGTGGGGGGTGAAGGGAGGAGGGAGTACAGTCGCTGCTTGTTTGCCATGGCAACAGGAAGAAGGCTCCAGAGTCAAGGGCTCACACTGCAGCAGAGGAGGTGTTGAGGTGAAATGTAAGGGGAAATGTTTTGACAGGCAGAGTGGCGAGACACAGGAGCCATTTCCCCTGAGAAGGTGGCGGGAATGGATCAGAGGCTTCTCTGTGGGGGAGCAATTAGAGAGAGACCCTAAACCCATGGGAGATTTTAAAGTGAGATCGAAGCCCAACTCAGGTTGTTGGCATCTAGATGAAATATCAGGAAGAACTTCCCAAATGGCCAGGCGATGAAACGGCAGCATGAGTAGTTGAGGAGGCTTGGACCTCCCTTTTGTGGAGGTAATCACAGATGAGGGATCCCAGAGGTCACAacccaggggagggaaggagctggATGAAATGACCTCTGGATCCTCGCATGAGTCCCCTTCCATGACCTAACCTTGCTAACTGTCAGCGCCcccagggggcaggggggcagtCTTCCTTTCATCCCGCTGATAGCACATACCCCCCTTAGGTGACCAAGGCAGTCAAAGCAGGTGACATCGATGCCAAAACTCGGCGGCGGATCTTCGATGCTGTAGGCTTCACCTTCCCCAATCGTCTTCTGACCACGAAGGAGGCCCCAGATGGCTGCCCTGACCATGTTCTCCGAGCCCTGGGTGTGGCCCTGCTGGCCTGCTTCTGCAGTGACCCTGAACTGGCCGCCCATCCCCAGGTCCTGAACAAGATCCCCATCCTTAGCACCTTCCTCACTGCCCGGGGGGACCCGGATGATGCTGCTCGCCGTTCCATGATTGATGACACCTACCAGTGCCTGACAGCTGTGGCAGGCACACCCCGTGGGCCCCGGCACCTCATTGCTGGGGGCACCGTGTCCGCCCTGTGTCAAGCATACCTGGGCCACGGCTATGGCTTTGACCAGGCCCTGGCACTTCTGGTGGGGCTGCTGGCGGCTGCGGAGACCCAGTGCTGGAAGGAGGCGGAGCCTGACCTCCTAGCTGTGTTACGGGGCCTCAGTGAAGATTTCCAGAAAGCCGAGGATGCCAGCAAGTTTGAGCTCTGCCAGCTGCTGCCCCTCTTTCTGCCCCCGACAACCGTGCCCTCTGAGTGCCTCCGGGATCTGCAGGCCGGGCTGGCACGCATCCTGGGCAGCAAGCTGAGCTCCTGGCAGCGCAACCCTGCCCTAAAGCTGGCTGCCCGCCTGGCGCACGCCTGCGGCTCCGACTGGATCCCAGTGGGCAACTCCGGGAGCAAGTTCCTGGCCTTGTTGGTGAATCTGGCATGTGTGGAGGTACGGCTGGCGCTGGAGGAGACCGGCACAGAAGTGAAAGAGGATGTGGTGACCGCCTGCTACGCCCTCATGGAGTTGGGGATCCAGGAGTGCACCCGCTGTGAGCAGTCGCTGCTCAAGGAGCCTCAGAAGGTGCAGCTCGTGAGCATCATGAAGGAGGCCATTGGGGCTGTCATCCACTACCTGCTGCAGGTGAGGGCACAGCAGCCCCGCACTGGGAGCCTAGTGTGGCAGGGCGTGGGGGGAGGTGCTGGAAGGCAAGGCAAAGAGGGACCTGAATGTATGTCTGGAGTAACGGGGAGAGGGCAAGATGCCACTCTGAGGGCTGATCCTGCAGCACTCCCGGGAGTAGTGTGGCcgagcctccctctccctcccccctgagCCTCCACACAAGCACCATACCACACACCATATGTGCACTCACAtcacaatacacacacacgcacacacacaacacgGTGACTTCCCACTCACTACCCTCCCCCCCAGTACACACGCACACCAAATCGAAGCAGTCTGTTCGGCTCAACGTCTCGCATTGTTTCATGCACCTGCACGTACAGACCTGTGCCAGAGCCGGGCAAAGGAGCGGGGCTGCTGGTTCCTGGCCTCTGGAGAGGTTCAGCTAACTCCTCCCAGGTCAGAGCTGCTATAGAGGGAGGGTCTAATTAGCTTTGGACCTGTGAGTTGTGTTGGAGCCTTGAGGTACTTtagaggtgggggggggttgagCCCCAGCGAGTGTGGGGACATGTTGTCTGAAGTCCAGTTCCCCCAGCAGACATGCCCTGagggcctgctctgtgccaggcccctgCTGGGTGCGTCTTTAACcgtgtgccaggtgctgggtaCACTGGGCTTCCCTCTGAGGGGCTCCCCGGCCAGAATTCCCTTCTAGTTGTGTTATTCCTAGGCTGGCTGGCATGCTGTCCCGGCCGGGGAGGGTCTCTGGTCCTGCTCCATCTCACGGGGGTCCCATGGCAACAGGTGGggccagagaagcagaaggagcccTTTGTGTTTGCTTCGGTGCGGATCCTGGGGGCCTGGCTGGCCGAGGAGACCTCATCCCTGCGCAAGGAGGTCTGCCAGCTGCTGCCCTTCCTTGTGCGCTATGCCAAGACCCTCTACGAGGAGGCCGAGGAGGCGAATGACCTCTCCCAGCAGGTGGCCACCCTGGCCATCTCCCCCACCGCCCCAGGGCCCACCTGGCCGGGGGATGCTCTCCGGTGAGTTTGTAGTTAGAGTCTGTCCAGCCAGACTGTTCTAAAGAAAAGTGTAACAGGGGGACAcctcctcccccccactcccccaaactgctctgtgccaggcttcCTGATTGGGGCATGAGATTTCCTTTAggattatttctgggttttgggGGGGCTTGTTCACGCAGGACTCCTGCTCAACCAAGTCTTACTTGCCCGGCCCAGACTTGTCTATAAAGAGAGAACTCGTGCTTATCGAGCAGTTACTACACGCCAGGCATCTTGCTCTACCTTTTACCAAAACAATCTCATTTGGTGCACACAGCAGATCTATGACAAGTCTCATCCGTGTGTTCAGGATGAGCAAACCGAGACTCAGGGTTAAAGTAACTGGCCCACACACGCACCACAAGGCAGAGCCCAAGTTTGAGCCCAGGCCCGTGAAGGACCACAGCGTGTGTATGTTCTCTGCGGGACCTACAAAGCTGGGTCCTTCCCCCCTCTGCCTTCATTTCTCTCAGGTGGGAtgccccaaaagagggactcCTTGTGCCttcatctctcccctccccttacACGTGTGTTCCTTCCACGCCCCTAGGCTCCTTCTGCCCGGCTGGTGCCACCTGACTGTCGAAGATGGGCCCCGGGAGATCCTGATCAAGGAGGGAGCCCCCTCACTTCTCTGCAAGTATTTCTTGCAGCAGTGGGAGCTCACGTCCCCGGGCCACGATACCTCAGTGCTGCCTGACAGCGTGGAGATCGGCCTGCAGACCTGCTGTCACATCTTCCTCAACCTCGTGGTCACCGCACCGGGGCTGATCAAGTGAGGccggggaggaggtgggaggaagcAAGGGGGGCTGCTCAGACTCCCCTCGGATCTCCATCTCGACTTTGCTTCCCTGTGCCCGTGGGCTCCTGTTACGGTTAGAATGAAAGGCTCCCAGAATAGAGAGAGACACCCCACCTGAGGATTTGGCAGGTCCAGAAGCCCTCTGGGCCTGTCTTTCTGCTCCAGCCGTGACCCATCTCTGCTCCCCAGAGGTCATGAATGGGCCCAAAGTTAACTCTTGACCCTGCTGCCTCATTTCTTGCCAAACCCTGCCTGGTGAAGCTGGGAGCCCAGAATCCCAGGTTTTCCTGGGCCTTGGTCTAGCTCCACCAACCACTCCTCCcccatctttccctccctttcaccCCAGGCGAGATGCCTGCTTCACATCTCTCATGAACACCCTGATGACGTCGCTGCCCTCACTGGTGCAGCAGCCCGGGAGATTGCTTCTGGCTGCCAATGTGGCCACCCTGGGCCTTCTCATGGCCCGGCTCCTCAGCACCTCTCCAGGTAAGGCCCTGGGGACCCAGTCCTAAAGGGTAGGGGCAAAGGACCTGGGTGGACCTGTTGTCTTCTGGGCGTAAGTCCCCATTTGCAAGGAACGGTTTGAACAGAATTTTCCAGTCGAGAGGCAGTCTCTGAAGTGTGTCTCcatcccccaccctaccccacccttCTTCGCCAAATGATAACATTCTCTTCCTTCCGAAGACTTTTAAGGCAAGGTCTGGTGGGTGTAAGAACAGGCCTGCTTGAAGGCACAGGCATGAGCACCTGGAATTCCCAGCAGCCCAAGGAGTctgaatccagtgttttcaaggTGGAGCCTCCCCCACCCAGGACTTGAGTCAGAAAGCTTATTCCTCCCATTGAGGTTTTTCTCTGCTCAGCACCTCACCTCCCTCGTGACAGGCTTCAGCACTTTGGTGCTCCTGTGCACAGACCTCCGCAACCCTGCCTCCCCCTGGCTctgtgcagggggagggaggacatCCCCTCCCGCCCCTGCCAGCCCTCCGTGTCTCCCACTTTGGCCGTGGGTGTCTGCTTAGGTCCCTCTGTCCCCGCCTGTTCCCTGTGCCCCATCTGTCAGGTTGGAGGAGCTGAGCAGATGCCCGGGAACAGGGCGTAACGAGCCTGTACCCTCAGCTGCCTCTCTGTTCCCTGTGTGGGGATCCCAGCAGGGTCCCCCAGCAGTGGGAAGGGAACATGTCCCAGTGGACCTCAAGCCGCCCATGTGCTCTAGCCCCGTGCTCCCTCAGTCCCAGGCTGCCTCATCTCAGCCCCTGAGTAGAGCCCCAGGGCTGTTCACCCACAAGTGCCACCAGGTTGGACTGACCGCCTCCCCTGAGAGGGTCTGCAGTATGGGGGTGAGCCCCGCTGCATGGCAGGTAAGCCAAGCCCTGGGCCCCCCCCCTCTGGCGCCCTCTTCTGGCCCAAAAATCAATTGGCGTGAGAGCTGCCGCCGGGAGCTCTCTAGGCCCAGAGGTTTTCCCATCACTACCCCGGCTACAGGGAGACCTGACCCTGAGCTTGAGTGTACCAAGATTAttacatttaattctcacaacggATTGCTAAGATTAGCACTGTTGGCCCCATTTCACAAGTAAGGAAATGAGAGCCAGGAAAGTGGATTAGCCAAGGTCACAGTCGAGGGTAGGCCTTGAGCCCAGGCAGGCTGATGGCAGGGCACGCTTGGGCTCCTGGAGTGTGTCCGCCACGAGAGGGGAAAGTAAGGGTCTGGGCAAGCAGCTGGCCCGCCAGCCTCATGTGCCCTCCACCCCCTTGCCTTCCAGCTCTCCAGGGAACGCCGGCCTCCCGAGGTTTCTTTGCGGCCGCCATCCTCTTCCTGTCACAGTCCCACGTGGCGCGGGCCACGCCGGGCTCGGACCAGGCAGTGTTGGTCCTGTCCCCCGACTACGAGGGCATCTGGGCCGACCTGCAGGAGCTCTGGTTCCTGGGCATGCAGGCCTTCACGGGCTGCGTGCCCCTGCTGCCCTGGCTGGCCCCCGCTGCCTTGCGCTCCCGCTGGCCACAAGAGCTGCTCCAGCTGCTCGCCAGCGTCAGCCCCAACTCCGTCAAGCCCGAGATGGTCGCTGCCTATCAGGGCGTCCTGGTGGAGCTGGCACGGGCCAACCGGCTGTGCCGGGAGGCCATGCGGCTGCAGGCGGGTGAGGAGACGGCCAGCCACTACCGCATGGCCGCCCTGGAGCAGTGCCTGTCGGAGCCCTGAGCGGGTGTCCACTGGGGACAGACCCAGGGGTGGgcagtgagggaaggagggaggaggcatCTTCCCTGAAGCTCCCAGACTGGACCCCCTTCCCCAAACTCCCCTCCCAAACATCCCAGCTTTCTGGCTTTTCTGAGGGCAAGGGCATGGTGCCCACCCCTCAAGTATAAGGAActgcctcccgccccccacccctgggtcCCCATGGGGGCAGGGATTGGCTTGGAAATCAATGTGGCTGTCCCTGCCAGGCCTGGGAAGGTTGGAGCAGCCCCTAGGGAAGGGGGGGCACTGGTTGTCATTGTGCCCTCTGTCAGGCTCCTCCATGGGAGGGAGGCCCCAGGGTGGTATAGGGCTGGCAGGAGTTGGCTGCCTCAGCCCATGTACCCTGCCGGCCAGGGCGTGGGCTCCCCTAGGCTGTGGTGTCCCCTCTAGCCTTCCAGGTCCACGTCCTTCAAATTGGCCATTTGGCTCTTGCCCTCAGCCCCTTGGGCGGAGAGCAGACTCAGGCCACCGACATCGCAGCTCTTCCTATCAAATTCAATGACCCAGGGTCTGAACTGCCCCATCCTTCCAGGGAATCCTGGGGCAGACAGGCCTGGCGTGGGGGTATGGAAACCTCCTTCCACCTGAGCTTCCTTGAGGGGACCCAGGAGTCCTTGGGCCCTGGCCTCTCAGCTTTTGTGTCATGTTGCAGCAGAGTGACAATGGGGGTtgagggtttatttattttgcctgcCCTTATCCCTGCTTGGACACCTGAGCATCTAATCCCTGTCCCCCTTGTGCCATCTGGCTTGGCTGGAGCCAGAAACAGGAGGGACACTTACCCAGAATCCGCATGTTTCCTTAGT
This Neovison vison isolate M4711 chromosome 2, ASM_NN_V1, whole genome shotgun sequence DNA region includes the following protein-coding sequences:
- the NCDN gene encoding neurochondrin, producing MSCCDLAAAGQLGKAGIMASDCEPALNQAESRNPTLERYLGALREAKNDSEQFAALLLVTKAVKAGDIDAKTRRRIFDAVGFTFPNRLLTTKEAPDGCPDHVLRALGVALLACFCSDPELAAHPQVLNKIPILSTFLTARGDPDDAARRSMIDDTYQCLTAVAGTPRGPRHLIAGGTVSALCQAYLGHGYGFDQALALLVGLLAAAETQCWKEAEPDLLAVLRGLSEDFQKAEDASKFELCQLLPLFLPPTTVPSECLRDLQAGLARILGSKLSSWQRNPALKLAARLAHACGSDWIPVGNSGSKFLALLVNLACVEVRLALEETGTEVKEDVVTACYALMELGIQECTRCEQSLLKEPQKVQLVSIMKEAIGAVIHYLLQVGPEKQKEPFVFASVRILGAWLAEETSSLRKEVCQLLPFLVRYAKTLYEEAEEANDLSQQVATLAISPTAPGPTWPGDALRLLLPGWCHLTVEDGPREILIKEGAPSLLCKYFLQQWELTSPGHDTSVLPDSVEIGLQTCCHIFLNLVVTAPGLIKRDACFTSLMNTLMTSLPSLVQQPGRLLLAANVATLGLLMARLLSTSPALQGTPASRGFFAAAILFLSQSHVARATPGSDQAVLVLSPDYEGIWADLQELWFLGMQAFTGCVPLLPWLAPAALRSRWPQELLQLLASVSPNSVKPEMVAAYQGVLVELARANRLCREAMRLQAGEETASHYRMAALEQCLSEP